In one Massilia endophytica genomic region, the following are encoded:
- the tssH gene encoding type VI secretion system ATPase TssH — MSANLKTLIEKLNDTCRAAASRAANLCMAMGHHEVEVEHLFVALLEQERSDVPLVARRCGVSLELLDSGLRAELQKLRAGSSRVPVFSRHLAALLEHAWLIASLNGGQFRVRSGHLLLALLTEPDLAQLAERSSPQFGRFPVDELKHRMQRYTEGSIEDSYVENVDSPDMPAATPALDQYTTDMTRMAKEGKLDPVIGRDVEVRQVIDILMRRRQNNPILTGEAGVGKTAVAEGLALRIAAGEVPEVLRNVAIHALDMAQLQAGASVKGEFEHRLKNVIAEVGRSVHPIVLFIDEAHMLIGAGGAAGQNDAANLLKPALARGELRTIAATTWSEYKKYFEKDAALARRFQVVKVEEPDETAACAMLRAMAPLMERHFGIRVRGEAIGEAVRLSRRYISGRQLPDKAVSVLDTACARVALGQTMQPAELERLARQAEAVDAELAMRERDAQEGHGDSGVAAQLREQLQETRAAQARVAARWQREKSMADEIRRLRSAGPPGELLPDLEKELKQLQGDSPLVPLEVDGATVAQVVSAWTGIPLGKMLNDDIEAVRRLENQLGKRIRGQAHALAAIARRVRTSRAGLEDPGKPKAAFLFAGPSGVGKTATALALAELLYGGERKLVTINMSEYQEAHSVAGLKGSPPGYVGYGEGGVLTEAVRRDPYCVVLLDEIDKAHGDVTALLFQVLDKGVLEDGEGQPVDFRNAIIIATCNTGSAAVMQACLNKPESEQPLPEQLAEAIRPQLAKQFRPAFLGRLQVIPYYPVSDGVLAEIVELKLQAVADRMLAAHQAEFSWDEALAEAVLARCTEVDSGARNVDNIVGGSLLPELADIVLARMAEGVPVSKIAASASESGGFLFKAE; from the coding sequence ATGAGTGCAAACCTGAAGACATTGATCGAAAAGCTCAACGATACCTGCCGTGCCGCTGCGAGCCGGGCGGCGAACCTGTGCATGGCGATGGGGCACCATGAGGTGGAGGTCGAGCATCTCTTCGTGGCGCTGCTGGAGCAGGAACGCAGCGATGTCCCCCTTGTCGCGCGCAGGTGCGGCGTCAGCCTCGAACTGCTGGACAGCGGCCTGCGCGCCGAGCTGCAGAAGCTGAGGGCAGGCAGCAGCCGCGTGCCTGTTTTCTCGCGCCACCTCGCCGCGCTGCTGGAGCATGCCTGGCTGATTGCGTCGCTGAATGGCGGCCAGTTCCGGGTGCGCAGCGGCCACCTGCTTCTGGCTCTGCTCACGGAGCCCGATCTGGCGCAGCTGGCAGAACGCAGCTCCCCGCAGTTCGGCCGCTTCCCGGTGGACGAGCTGAAGCACCGCATGCAGCGTTACACGGAGGGTTCCATCGAGGATTCCTATGTGGAGAATGTCGACAGTCCCGACATGCCCGCGGCCACGCCGGCCCTGGACCAGTACACGACGGACATGACCCGCATGGCGAAAGAGGGGAAGCTCGACCCCGTCATCGGCCGCGACGTGGAGGTCCGCCAGGTCATCGACATCCTGATGCGGCGCAGGCAGAACAATCCGATCCTGACCGGCGAGGCGGGCGTCGGCAAGACGGCCGTGGCGGAAGGGCTGGCCCTTCGCATTGCCGCGGGCGAGGTGCCGGAAGTGCTGCGCAATGTCGCCATTCATGCGCTGGACATGGCCCAGCTGCAGGCGGGAGCCAGCGTCAAAGGTGAATTCGAGCACCGGCTGAAGAACGTTATCGCCGAAGTGGGCCGCAGTGTCCATCCCATCGTGCTCTTCATCGACGAGGCGCACATGCTGATTGGCGCAGGCGGCGCCGCAGGCCAGAACGATGCGGCGAACCTGCTCAAGCCAGCGCTGGCGCGTGGCGAGCTGCGCACCATCGCGGCCACCACCTGGAGCGAGTACAAGAAGTACTTCGAGAAGGATGCCGCGCTGGCGCGGCGCTTCCAGGTGGTGAAGGTGGAGGAGCCGGACGAAACGGCTGCCTGCGCCATGCTGCGTGCCATGGCGCCGCTCATGGAGCGCCATTTCGGCATCCGCGTGCGCGGCGAAGCGATAGGCGAAGCGGTGCGTCTTTCGCGCCGCTACATCAGCGGCCGCCAGCTCCCGGACAAGGCAGTGAGCGTGCTGGATACGGCCTGTGCCCGCGTGGCTCTAGGCCAGACCATGCAGCCCGCGGAACTCGAACGCCTGGCACGGCAGGCCGAGGCGGTCGACGCGGAGCTGGCCATGCGCGAGCGCGATGCTCAGGAAGGCCATGGAGATTCAGGCGTGGCAGCGCAGCTGAGGGAGCAGCTGCAGGAAACGCGGGCGGCCCAGGCGCGGGTGGCCGCAAGATGGCAGCGCGAGAAATCGATGGCCGACGAGATCCGGCGCCTGCGCAGCGCCGGGCCGCCGGGGGAGCTGCTGCCGGACCTGGAAAAGGAGCTGAAGCAGCTGCAGGGCGATTCGCCCCTGGTGCCGCTGGAGGTCGATGGTGCAACCGTCGCGCAGGTGGTCTCCGCGTGGACCGGCATCCCCTTGGGGAAAATGCTGAACGACGATATCGAGGCGGTGCGCCGACTGGAGAACCAGCTGGGAAAGCGCATCAGGGGACAGGCGCATGCGCTGGCGGCCATTGCCCGCAGGGTGCGTACCTCCAGGGCCGGGCTGGAAGACCCCGGAAAACCCAAGGCGGCGTTCCTGTTCGCCGGTCCTTCGGGAGTCGGCAAGACCGCGACGGCACTCGCGCTTGCGGAACTGCTCTATGGGGGAGAACGCAAACTGGTCACCATCAACATGAGCGAGTACCAGGAGGCGCATAGCGTGGCGGGCCTCAAGGGATCGCCGCCCGGCTATGTGGGCTACGGCGAAGGCGGCGTTCTCACTGAAGCGGTGCGCCGCGATCCTTACTGTGTCGTGCTGCTGGATGAAATCGACAAGGCCCATGGCGACGTGACGGCACTGCTGTTCCAGGTGCTGGACAAGGGCGTGCTTGAGGATGGCGAGGGGCAGCCGGTGGACTTCCGCAACGCTATCATCATCGCCACCTGCAATACGGGGTCGGCCGCGGTGATGCAGGCATGCCTGAACAAGCCAGAAAGCGAACAGCCGCTGCCGGAGCAACTGGCGGAAGCGATCCGGCCGCAGCTGGCGAAGCAGTTCCGTCCGGCCTTCCTGGGGCGCCTGCAGGTAATTCCCTACTATCCGGTCAGTGATGGCGTACTCGCCGAAATCGTCGAACTGAAGCTGCAGGCGGTCGCCGACCGCATGCTGGCCGCACACCAGGCTGAGTTTAGCTGGGATGAAGCGCTCGCGGAGGCCGTTCTGGCCCGCTGCACAGAGGTCGATTCCGGCGCGCGCAATGTGGACAATATCGTGGGCGGCAGCCTGCTGCCGGAGCTCGCGGATATCGTGCTCGCGCGCATGGCCGAAGGAGTGCCGGTCTCGAAGATTGCGGCCAGCGCATCGGAAAGCGGCGGTTTCCTTTTTAAGGCGGAATAG
- the tssE gene encoding type VI secretion system baseplate subunit TssE, which yields MAYLSTGLFDRLLGEQANGRQLTAEQYKDAVMRDLEDLLNTRVAIPARCFEGYPRCAASLLNYGVPDFAGLSMSSSEDRALVCNTLRLAIERHEPRLRCVQARVAEMPGAVNRIHFLITGVLQGQGISETVGFNAVLQPSTLRYSIKRGAKS from the coding sequence ATGGCCTACCTGAGCACAGGCCTGTTCGACCGCCTGCTCGGCGAGCAGGCGAACGGCAGGCAGTTGACGGCGGAGCAGTACAAGGACGCCGTCATGCGCGACCTTGAGGACCTGCTTAACACCCGCGTGGCGATACCTGCCCGGTGTTTTGAAGGCTATCCCCGCTGCGCCGCCTCGCTGCTGAATTATGGGGTGCCCGACTTCGCAGGCCTCAGCATGAGCAGCAGCGAGGACAGGGCTCTCGTCTGCAACACGCTGAGGCTTGCCATCGAGCGCCACGAGCCCCGCCTGCGCTGCGTGCAGGCGAGGGTGGCTGAAATGCCGGGCGCGGTCAACCGCATCCATTTTCTTATCACAGGCGTCCTGCAGGGACAGGGGATCAGCGAGACGGTCGGCTTCAACGCCGTGCTGCAGCCCTCCACCCTGCGCTACTCCATCAAGCGCGGAGCCAAATCATGA
- a CDS encoding Hcp family type VI secretion system effector — translation MAIDVYLQIDGIKGESADDRHKDWIECKSVSWSVEQPRSATASTSGGHTAERCEHRDIVISKLADLSSPILLQTCSAGRTIPKARFEFMRADAQGERVKYFEIEVENVLISAVSPGVAEGDILTEEVGFKFSKVRWRYTQQKISGGAGGNTSGGWDLAANRVA, via the coding sequence ATGGCAATTGACGTCTACCTGCAGATCGATGGCATCAAGGGCGAGTCGGCAGACGACCGGCACAAGGACTGGATCGAATGCAAATCGGTGAGCTGGTCGGTGGAGCAGCCCCGTTCTGCGACGGCATCCACCAGCGGCGGCCACACGGCGGAGCGCTGCGAGCACCGCGACATCGTCATTTCCAAGCTGGCCGACCTGTCGTCCCCCATCCTGCTGCAAACCTGTTCGGCGGGCCGCACCATTCCCAAGGCGCGTTTTGAATTCATGCGCGCCGATGCGCAAGGCGAGCGGGTGAAGTACTTCGAGATCGAAGTCGAGAATGTGCTGATCAGCGCCGTGTCTCCCGGCGTGGCGGAAGGGGACATCCTGACCGAAGAAGTGGGCTTCAAGTTCTCCAAGGTGCGCTGGCGCTATACCCAGCAGAAAATCTCCGGCGGCGCCGGGGGCAATACTTCCGGCGGCTGGGACCTGGCCGCCAACCGTGTGGCCTGA